AAAGAGAAATGTCACTGAAAAATTACAGGTTACCCAAATACATTCCACATGTTATGAAGAAATAATCTACAGAACTTGCATAGTCAAAGGATAGATCTTGTAAGGACTTTTTATTCATGCGGAAGTAACTACACTCACACCAGACACTGCCAAGACTTTCCATTTTTCATATAAGCACCAAGTTAGATTTAgcaaccattaaaaaaaaactaagataTATACTAAAAGGCGCAAAATTTATATGAACGTATGCActtgaaagaaagagagaaccaCTTTCACAGCAAATGtctgaagaaacaaaaagacagAGGCAACTTTTCGCATCCAGAAAGTTTAAGCTGAAGACGAGCAACATTCTCCACTATTAGCGAAGGTAAGTTgactcttaatgatttttctcgtAAAACCCAATATCACACCGAGGACCATACATGCTAAAGTGAAGTCTTTGTTGCAACATAATAATATTCAGAGACATACAGTTCCCTATCATTTAACTAAAACTCCATCAGCACCACATATTCTAGTGCAAAATTTGGACAGGATGCAAAAGATTCTAAAAGTAAGTTTCATCTGTGAAACTCACTACATACATATGGtcagtcaaattttcctttaaaaGAGGTGGGACCCATGCCTTTGATAGGGATGCACAAGATTCTAAATGCAAGAACCATCCATCAAATATTTATATGAGATGTCCCTCAACTTTCTTAGTCTTATTTCTATTGTCTTAAGATCAGATTAAATTGAATGAAAGCTCACACTTCTTTTCTGTTTGAAAAAAAGATCCATACTCCAAACTTCTCTCACAAACTCAAACTAAGAAGGAGAAGGTTCattaaacaagagaaaaatataaacGATGCTCATTTCTGACTTCTCTTATACTCATATTTACAAGATGTCACTATTCTGTTTGCTTATTCATATGAATTAAATCCCAGATGTCGAGATAGCTTACTCATTGGGACCTCCAGCTATCCAGATTGCTCTTTGGTACCTCCAGTTATCCGATCATGGTTACTGTTTAATTCGATCTCTTCAGGACTGGTACAAAGTATACTACGGTTTCAGCCTAAAAAAAGCCAGCAGATTCCAAAGTATCCCTCCAGGATTCTAGCTTTTGATTTACTCCTTCCCTAGTTTCAGGTTCAAGCGCTAACTCATCAGCTAAACGCACATGTCATTCTTCCTTTGCGGTTTCCCAACAGACAATGAGCAACAAATTCAACAGGTACttgctctaaaaaaaaaattaaaagatatttCCCACAAAAACCAGACAAAGATCAAGACTACAGCTTCTATACAGAGCAGGAAAGTAAAGCCACTATATTTACTGCGTATAGACAGCTTCGTCAATTAGAGAGATCAATTATTTAACACTTCAAGCTCTCATTAGCAGGATCAAACCCCACAACAACTTTTCACATGATTCGATCACCAATCCCCATAATCAAGCTCACATCCTAACAACGACctgaaaacagaaagaaaaaggcTTGCTTTCTCACCTGATACCCCTTCCAAGTGCAGTAAGTGGCGGCAGACTGGATGGTGATTCCCTTCTCCCTTTCCAAATCCATCGAGTCCATCTTCGCGCCGACCCCATCCTTCCCTCGGACCTCGTGGATCTCATGGATCCTGCCAGTGTAGTAGAGTATCCTCTCGGTGAGCGTCGTCTTGCCGGAGTCGATGTGGGCAGAGATCCCGATATTGCGGAGCCTGTCCATGGAGTCCTTCCACCACGGCTCCTTGTCGTCCTTCGCCGCCGCCCGCGCGAGGTTCCCCGTCGAGAAATGCCGGAGGCGGGAGCCGCAGAGAAGGAGCGACGCGAGCGGCGATTGGAGGTGGTGCGAGGCCGACGGAGAGAGGGGAGACGAGGCGCAGAGTGTTGTGTAGAGGAGGCGCGACGCCGAGGACTTCGGGAGTCGCGCCATGGCGGACATGACGGTGGGCGTTTGGTCTCTGTAAAACCCTTGCAAAACCCACACCCGCACCAGCGAGCTTCGAAGCGAAAGTCGTCTGGACTTGAAATCGGTTCAAGTTCTGTTCCGGACCTTTTTCTTGGGGCGGGTCGGGGTTTTGACTATTGACTCGCACGTGCTTCGCCAGTCTTCATCaaatctttttgtctttttgtgtgGTAAGTGCAAAAGTGGGGCAATTTCTCAAAATCATCCGATTTTTTGCCCAAAtgattcaaatttttcaatatactTTTACTAGGTGTGATCAGTGTTTTGAAAACTCGAAACCTTTATATGTAATACGTATAACAAGTGTTTCGAAGGCAACACATTAACATGATAATTTCTGCAATACTAACATCTTGTGTATCTCGACTTGAATTGTGAAAATGTTAAAgtaaagagaaattaaaaaattagcagAGTCTAGTGATGAAATTACATAGTATTGGGAATATGACTATATAGTTTGTTAACATTTGTATAAttatttaagtttttagaaATCAAATTGATATTTCAATCTATGGACACGATGTGACATGAAGTGAATGATAGTATAGTAAGAAGAAAGAAGCATGGATGGGGTTGTTCTGTTGATGTTAGGAACCCCTTTTGGAACTTTTCTTTGTTGATAGATATGGTCGACAATTATTGAGAAGAATGGTAAAATGGCTagctttgaaaagaaaataatgatttggTAACTAGACAGTTATAATAAGAGATGGTAAGTCTAGTAATATAGCTAGGAATGCGAGTTATAGATTTTTAACGGTGAGGGTGTAAGTTGAtatcgataaaaaaaagaaaaaaagcatggATGATTTTGTAATCTTTATGTGATTCTGAAGTCTAAACACTTAGACTCGTGATGACAAAAAGGATCAACTTATGTCCGTATATGAACTAAGTACATCAATTCATCTGAATGTTCGAATTTTCTGTCTCTTGTTCGTGTTTAGTCTTATATCATGTTCGTGCTTGTAAATTCATCACGCCCAATATTGGACGTCTAGATTGATCCATGCATTACAAAGCGTgccaaagagaagaagaaagaagaaagtatgGAGATAGTATGCTTTGGGGATACAGGTGCCGTAAGTTCTcgaacttttttaaatatttcaatcttATGCTTGAAACTTCTTTTTCTGTATAATTGGATCCTTTGGatattgattcttttttcaagTCGATATTTATGTTAAAATAGAAATGAGAATGCTTATATGTGTTGGGGTGTAGTTCGTACttcccaaaaaaaggaaaacacgtGAGGCGGGGATCCGGAGGAGCATCCCCGGCGGGGTCTCACGTGGATAGCACCCCCTGGACACCAGAGGgttttacgatttaagcccataatttttaattagtagTTTGGATTTGAGTTCATGAATTGctattgctatatatactctttttccgAGTGATGTAACGAAAGGTGCGATATACTAAATATAGTAAAATTCTCTGCTGAACATAATCTTAATTTAAGGTAAACTagaataaaatctcgtgtctcaatttttttctttctcactattttacttttttgttattgTGCACCAAATCTTAACAATATGGGCTGATATGTTAGTGCCACATCAATAATAACTAGATAAGTCAATGCGTAcgtgtaattttcttttgttggccATATAAAATGTATGTAACTAAAAAACAGACCCgagaaaaagcaaaagctaCAGGGGGCGATTGCCACGGACGGATTGCCTAAGTTATCAATCCAAATAGACAAGAATCGTCATATCGGTGGGCGAGACTCGATTTCCACCATTGGACACTGAGACAAGGATTGAAGTCCACCAAGATGCATCTCCATCGTCGTGGTGGTTTGACGAGGATTGAATCTCTCTACTGTTAAATTATTAGAATAGAGTAAATCTACACCATAGATCGATAAGTGATATTAGTAGGTGAGAATGGATCTCTGCCAAGATGACAGGTAAGATCCATGGTTGAATCGGCGGAACTCCTGTATAAATAGGTCACGCTCTCCTCATTTGTATCATCCAACATTTGAGCAATAAAATCGTCATCTCAAGAGCTTCTCTCTAAATATTTCCTacgatagaagatttttttgtggtaataaCACTTTTTTTTGCGCTTTATTTACCCATACTAGGATGTCATATATAAATTATTTGTAATTAAGATCGCAGGAGTAGAAAAGGCGCACTGAATATAACATAAAATGattcaaatatattttcatctttgCCATCGATAATAGTATTTTAGCTATTTATGATTATCAAATAAGTTCTCTCGGAGTATGATTATCATGATCTTATTCATCTTTTAAAATGTATCATCAATATCGAAATGGAGCTCCAGAGCGACCTTGTCTTCAGATTATACTAATATACtaataatgaaagaaaatacTTGCACTAGACTTAggtaattttagataattaatTATCCGATATTTATCGAACATTTTACTAGTAATTCGGTTCAcgaatgaatttgccaaagcAAAACAGGGCAAATCGGACACGAGACGAGGGCCGCCGCACCAACAGGTCTACCCACTGGCCATGCTTGCAAAACCATTCCAAGCTTGAAGGTGACAAATTACTCAACTTGACGAGCCGTCACCGCCTTGTCGTCCCACCGGCTCAAACGTGATCTCTTTGGGCCTCTCGAGTTCTTTGCGAAGGAGTACTTTGACTGACTTCTTCAATCCCATGTAACCAAAGGACGGGCTCCGCCGCCTCTCCACTGCCAGGATATGGAGATCGACCATGCGTGTGACACGGCGAGCCCGAACTCGTCTCTCAGTTCCGTCGCATCGTCCTTGATATCGACACCGACAAATTTATAGTTGAGATTGGCAACAAATGCATGGAGCGACGTGGGGACATATCTCGTGCGGAGGATTTGAAACACAAGGCAACTGCGAGTGACACACTACTTCGGGAGCCATTCTATGTCTTGGCCGACGATGAGCTGGTTCGACAAGAGTAAATGGGCATGAAGAGGAAGAATCCAGGTGCCGTTTGCCCTAGCTAAAATCCATGAGCTGAGGGACGCGTTTGCCCAGTTTTTACTCAGGAGATAAGGGCCGTTATGCTGTTGCCCAATCCGAACTAGGCTGCGGCAATTGCCGGCACCTGAAATCGTTGTCCCCAGCATTACAAAGGGAGATAATAATTCGAAAAGAAGATTTCATGGATTTTACGAATTTAATTcttaagaaaattttatcgcACCGATACAAATTTAAACAGTTGTGGATATTATTGTCACAATATGCAAAAGTTAGCATCTTTTATGTTTGACATGGAATAATTTTGTCAGGTACAAATATGAAGTTTTAATtgacataaaaatatttaagatattGGCCTCACAATGGAAATAATTTAAATTCTCTTGTGGTAGTTTctctttatttaaattaaaccTTTTTGTTATTTGTTAGCCCTGACGGAGCAAGACAGATGTGTGTCAAGCATGTGTCACGACCCAAAGGTTTCGAGACCGAAAGTATGGAGGATTTATGATCGAGCGAGTCCTGAAGCTTCTTGgctactctagaatattcttaaGGCTAATACAAGAAATAGATACAAGGATATTATAGAATATTTCTTAGCATAACGTGGGAACTACACTTGTGTTCTAGCGTCTTATTGTAATTAAGGCAGATAGTTGATAGATGGGAAATTGAATATCCACCATTAAATCAAGAGGAGATCGTAATTATAAGGCTGGGATAATCGACATTAATACTCCCTATTTGTTTATATCTTGCCTGTTCTTTTTTCGTATATAACAAATCCTTCCATGTGAAAATCTACACAATTAGTGTATAATTCATAATAAACTTCTCAATGCTCAAAATTTAACACTTTCGATTTAATTTGAGTTATTGATGTATAATTAAATTGTGAGGCTGGAATTATTTATAGATACATGAAATAAATCAAACATCATATTTACTTTTTCATTATACCCTTGCAAGCTTACAAAAGGGACTTTAGGCACGTTGACACGATAATCAGTCGTTAAATAAAAACTGTTTCCAAGAAGAGTCCACGTATACATTGATAAATCATGGGCATTGCCACAATGATCTTAATTACCACCTTTCATCAGTACAAAAAAACATCCAAGAACACTATCTTGACTTGATATTATCATTCATGGGCTTGCGGTTTGGTGTTGAGGCTCGACGGAGTGTTTGGGTCTCAATAGCGATAAACGAATAATCTTCTTTTTAAGATACGAATCGCAACATTctatttccgaaacaaaaaattgaagataaCAACTCAGTGTAAATATTCTCTTttgacccaatttttttttaaatattcccTTGAAAAATGGCTGTGTTTAATGCACTAAAAATGTCAGTTATATGCTGCTCTTCGACTTCAAGGCAGGATTATgacacccccaaaaaaaaacttcaaggCAGGGTAAATTACAGCACCTACAATGGCTGCATTTCCAAATTGGTGCTTTCTGGATCCTTGGACGCAGGGGCAGGTGGCGCAACTGCGGATTCTTGGTCGTCTTTAGAGCTCATCTCTTGAACGGGAGGAGGGTTAACAACAGGCACAGGCATCGCGGCATTATCAGAGAGATGATTCTTCATCTCCCGGTGCTCCTGGCACAATGCGCACCAGTGCATGCAGCAGTGCACTAGACATGGATCGCATGGTGAATTCTGCACAGCTTTGGTAAGTCAGCAGCAGCAACCAGAagtaattccttaaaaaatctGATGTCAAACAGTTGCAGTTTTCATCAGAAGCCACCTATGTGGTGAACAGAGACTTAAGGATGTACATGTTTATTATAGTAGTACTTTGTGAAACTTCAACTATCAAAACACAATGTTTCAGTTAAAAGTGATTTCAAGCTCGTGCAATAAGTAAAATTCCAAAGTCAAACATAGATGATTGAACCAGCAGTTAAACCGATCAATCCTAATCTCTTCAATTTCGCTGACCTATAAAAACATCACCTAAGAAGTATACAGAAACTCACCTTCAGATGATACTTATTCTGTAATGACTGCCGAAAGAGGCCAGTGTAGATGCCACAGATCCACCAAGCAAAAAGCAGACTCTCGCACAAAAGAAATGATGTCTTAGGATCAATACCGTGAAACATTCCTGTCGCTGCGGCAAGAGCCAACCCACCTTCAACACATATGGCATGGCAAACACAACCATTTGTCCAAGGAATATCATCTCTCAATGTTTCTACATTGCGGCCAAACAGCACACAAGGGCAGAATAGCCCTGTCCAGCCTGTAGATTATATCATCGTTTAGAATCTTAACTGCACCATAGAAAGGATGTGAAAGAAAGGGTGAACCAAAAAAACTGCAGCTGAGGAACCAAAGATTTATGAAAATTTGCTTTTACATGAAAGCATATGTCCCTCTTCCACAATAGCAACAGGTCAAATCATTATTTGGACTAAAAGATCATACCATATCAGACAGTTCCCTCCCCAAGTCTACTTACAGAATGGTCAGCTGTTAAAGGAACAAAAAACTGGACATTGCAGTGGTGATGAATTCATCGGCccatttttggtttttcctttttgaccaAACCAGTGAACCTGCTCGTAAAGGAAAAGGTAGGCAgggttctttcttcttttttggccgaAGGCAGGAAACAGCTGAGGACTAAGCCAGCACATACCATGACTTTCCACTCATATTCACAGAAGATAATGACAACAGTGAATTGCTATACAGATCTGGAAtggttaattaaaaaaaacaaaaaaaacaagacgAAACTCAATAATGTAACTTTTACTGCCTTGTTCAATGCTTGAGGTACTAAACTCCTGTTTTAGCCATGCAAGTTCATGTTATTCATCCAGAATGTGCTTAAACCAATTAGTACGCCCTAAGTTTTGGGCCTCACTGGGTTTCAAGGAATTGCTGGGcttcataaataaaaagaacatgACAGAACAAAACAAACATTAAGGTGATTTTCATGGACACTATCTTTGAGACGGTGCAAGGCACAGGGGGGTTGCAAGCCTTGACTCGCTCGTCGAAGATAGTAGTACCACTGCATCAGATCTCTCACTATAGTCGCCCAATCCTGAGGGGGGTCATGTTGTCAACCTATACTGGTGGTAAACACTCTGTGAACATGGAAGCGACAAAACTGGAGGTCTCACTTCCCAATCTTCCGCCTAATATCAAAACTAACCCTGTGAACAGAGAGATGCAGTACAAATGGTTGCCATTCACAGCAACAGCAATACACCACGCCATAGCCTATTCATTCTTCTAATGTTCAAATCTGATTAAAATGGAAGGACGATTCAGATTTCAACCAGAAGCATCTGGTCTACTCTtcaagtttttgaaaaatgggaTGTTTTGATAAATGAAATATGCAAATTAGGTAGGACATAGAGATAAAATGAACTCCATAATGACCATCCATGTGTTAAAATGCAAAGAAGATTCTCACAGCTTTCAGGATCATCAGCACAAGCACAAATGCCAGTTGTCCAATCTTCGTCAGCTGGGGCCTGGTAACTTTCAGGTAAGGGTTGCCCACATTCAGAACATCTACGGACATTCAACTGCAGCGCAGAACATAAAAATCAGAACTAAACATGACATCACACGAACAAAAGAGTCTAGTAACTGATCATGCGATCGCAAATTCCAGACAGCATATGATATGGGAAGTCAATAACCGTGTCCAGGCAGTGCGGGAGGAAACTTATGATACTGAAATGCATAGTAGTTCCTCGAGGTCCTAAAACCACCTGGATCCAATTTCACACCTCCCGGCCCTTATTTACCACCTCATAACGCACAAAAGGATCAAAACATGATCCCAAAATGAAAGTTCACGATCTCGGAGTTCCAACTTTTAATCGTTCGTTTCTCTTTTCAGGTTGTAAAATCGTCACTTTGCTCCCCACCCCACCGAGAACAGAGCAGCACAGTCGAAATCATATCCACATTCCCATTTTCCAATCGCCGAAAGACTTCGATCCACCCCGACACGAGCGTCAGATTCACATTCAAGCCACCGCACAGGAGAGACCAAAGAAACGTACGGGATTCCGGAACCGGTGACACCGGAATCTGAATCCACGCGACGAGGAAAACcaagtcaatgaaatcaaatcaaacGGGGAGAGCGGACGGGAGGAGTCGACCTGAGGGATTTCCACGGGCTGGTTGAGCTCTCCGGGAGTGATGTCCTCCAATGGCGCTTGGTCTCTCGTCAACTTCACGTATCTCGACTGCGCATTCCCATCCGCCATGGTTCGATCCGGTTCGGAATTCCTCAGGTCTCGCAAAAGCTGATGGAGTCGATCGACGATGCATGCACAAGCCTCATCGAATTCACGACAAAGAGAACTGCTAGAAGGCGGAAATGTCGCAACTTTAGAGAGAGGAGTGCTGAAATGGCGGGAAGGTATTGAATGCTTCCTTCCAATCTCGATGAGATTTTATTTCACATTAATTTTACTGTGGATTCCCTTCCTCTTTTAACGGATATAAACTTagtcaacttttattttattttgaccaaaacaaaactttttattttatgattcgaccaaaaaaaaaaaatttttttaccttatCCGAAATTTGCAGTACACTCCCTTTAACttctattttttgcaaaaaaaaccTGAAATTTCCCGATATTTTCATATTAACACTTCAAGCTAGGTCCCTCCTTGCGTCCACGTAACCTTTTAACTTTACTTTTGTGATTGCTGCATGCATAATAAACGTCTGGCATGATCTTGCGACGTGTATGCAATTAATCAACATTAATTTATTGAACTTTTTATGCTCAAATTTCTATTAATTTAACGattttttcatgctcaaatttCTGTCTCCTActcaattttaaattaaaaagattggTGCATTGAAAGTATTGTTGAATGCATTCTCAAATACATTAGAccaataaaataaatcaaaatgatctttttaaaataaatttgcatTATCCTTCCTAAACATTTATAATTCTCGACTGGTCTCATTCATAAAGATAGAGTATCTTCAAGTATACAACTTGTTCAATTGATTCAAGATTGTGAAACAAGTATATCTTCTTGCATGGAAAATACTTATAATTTGaagtgtgcttttttttttattacttgaaCAAATGCATTAGTTTTGATTTGGTGTAGAATTACACTAGAAGAATTTTGAGGACAGGTTATTTAATTACGTGAACAAATCTCAAaatatattaacaaaatttgaatattataATAAAAGAGTAAGAACTACAACTTCTTCCAATCGTGcaaggaaaagtaccaaaaaagtgctaaacaTATTTCATTGATGCCAATCCAATTATAAATcgttcaattatgccaattttatcatcaaccttttgcatttgtgcaattgagtccatccagttaattttggccggaaatcaccgacgcGGATGGCATCCTTCTTACATAACGTGATCGGCGCCGACGTCGATATTTtgtaacaatttttaaaatatatatattttaagttttttttttcatttttttttctttaattttagtCGGCGAGAGCTGGAATGCCCTCACTAgccctaggcaagggccaccTCAATCGCAACCCCCGTCGGGACAATCGGTGTCCATTTTAATGATTTCCAACTCAAATTGACCGAAATGACTAAATTTCAaactaaattggttaaattaaaatgtttatgattgaattagcatccgTACGATAAATTTGATCTTGTCGGGTTGTAAGAGGACAACTTTGGCTCCTTCAAGAGACAAAGAAGAGTTGGGAGCGTATATGATCAAAGATGTGCGCGGGGACCATTGAGATGGCGGGACCGTGGTTGAGATAGGCAAGGGGAGGTGGCGAAGTGGGGAAAGAAAATATAGAGGCAAACGTTAGATATATGCCCTAAAGCAaccatgtaatagttacatattAGGGATTTTAGTTGTACTTTCAATTAATGGTAAAGATGTGTTCATTCATCTGTCCAATTATTTAGATGAATGATTCCATAAGATAGTTGTGACTGAACCTATTCTTGAGACATTAAGAATATGTGTGAGTAGTTCACAGTTAgactaaatttttaaaatgttccCGATCGATGGATTATGTAATGGATATTAATGATCCTATTGAGGCCGATGTGTTATTAACTTCACCATTAAATATTGGATACTTAAGAGAATGACAAGttacaa
The sequence above is drawn from the Rhodamnia argentea isolate NSW1041297 chromosome 9, ASM2092103v1, whole genome shotgun sequence genome and encodes:
- the LOC115730976 gene encoding cell number regulator 6; translation: MADGNAQSRYVKLTRDQAPLEDITPGELNQPVEIPQLNVRRCSECGQPLPESYQAPADEDWTTGICACADDPESCWTGLFCPCVLFGRNVETLRDDIPWTNGCVCHAICVEGGLALAAATGMFHGIDPKTSFLLCESLLFAWWICGIYTGLFRQSLQNKYHLKNSPCDPCLVHCCMHWCALCQEHREMKNHLSDNAAMPVPVVNPPPVQEMSSKDDQESAVAPPAPASKDPESTNLEMQPL